One segment of Nostoc flagelliforme CCNUN1 DNA contains the following:
- the btpA gene encoding photosystem I biogenesis protein BtpA, translated as MDLYQLFKTRSPIIGVVHLLPLPTSPRWGGSLKAVIDRAEQEAAALASGGVDGLIVENFFDAPFTKNQVDPVVVSAMTIVVQRIQNLVTLPIGLNVLRNDAKSAMAIASCVQAQFIRVNVLTGVMATDQGLIEGEAHQLLRYRRELGCDVKILADVLVKHARPLSSPNLTVAVKDTIERGLADGVILSGWATGSPPNLEDLELACGAAAGTPVFIGSGANWENIDTLMQAADGVIVSSSLKRHGRIEQPIDPIRVSQFVEAARRNWNSKSESKSAEQVKLHS; from the coding sequence GTGGACTTATATCAATTATTTAAAACTCGCTCACCGATTATTGGCGTGGTTCACCTGCTACCACTGCCGACCTCACCTCGTTGGGGAGGTAGCCTAAAAGCGGTGATTGACCGCGCCGAACAAGAAGCTGCCGCCCTGGCAAGTGGAGGGGTTGACGGGCTGATTGTGGAGAATTTTTTCGATGCGCCGTTTACCAAAAACCAAGTCGATCCGGTGGTTGTGAGTGCCATGACCATTGTGGTGCAGAGGATACAAAATTTGGTGACTTTGCCTATAGGCTTAAATGTTTTGCGAAACGACGCCAAAAGTGCAATGGCGATCGCTAGCTGTGTGCAGGCACAATTCATCCGCGTCAACGTTCTCACAGGAGTGATGGCAACCGATCAGGGATTAATTGAGGGAGAAGCCCATCAATTACTCCGCTATCGACGGGAGTTAGGCTGTGATGTTAAAATCCTGGCCGATGTGTTGGTGAAGCACGCCCGTCCTTTGAGTTCTCCAAATCTCACAGTCGCCGTGAAAGACACCATTGAAAGGGGTTTAGCAGACGGAGTGATTTTGTCTGGTTGGGCTACTGGTAGTCCACCTAACTTAGAAGATTTGGAACTAGCTTGTGGTGCAGCAGCTGGCACGCCAGTGTTTATCGGTAGTGGAGCGAATTGGGAAAATATTGATACATTAATGCAAGCAGCAGATGGTGTCATAGTTTCCAGTTCCTTAAAACGCCACGGACGTATAGAGCAACCAATTGACCCAATTCGCGTCAGTCAATTTGTTGAAGCTGCGCGTCGCAATTGGAACTCCAAAAGTGAAAGCAAATCAGCAGAACAAGTAAAGTTACATTCTTAA
- a CDS encoding vitamin K epoxide reductase family protein yields the protein MIRRRSTPWIHKWSRPLIAAIAGCGALITGYLTIEKLTGGSAACVAQAGVKGCNDVLSSPWATVFGQPLALFGFLAYISMVIFALAPLVFNSGEKNSRKQLENWTWLLLLAGAIAMSVFSGYLMYVLASQIKAICPYCIGSALFSVSLLVLTIIGRTWEDIGQIFFTAIIVGMVTLIGTLGVYAGVNQSDVTPVTPGQPAKITFTPKGEANPAFGWKVTTTSGEAEIALARHLAKVGAKEYSAYWCPHCHEQKLLFGKEAEEIINSDVKVECIPEGFKAQPELCKAAKIEGFPTWIINGKSYSGVQNLEELAKVSGYTGPRNFKYFR from the coding sequence ATGATTCGCCGTCGTTCTACTCCTTGGATTCATAAATGGTCACGTCCATTGATTGCCGCGATCGCTGGATGTGGTGCCTTGATAACTGGTTATCTGACCATAGAAAAGTTAACAGGAGGCAGTGCAGCTTGTGTGGCACAGGCTGGTGTCAAGGGCTGTAATGATGTACTTTCCAGCCCTTGGGCAACGGTTTTTGGCCAGCCATTAGCTTTGTTCGGGTTTTTGGCATACATCAGTATGGTGATATTTGCTTTGGCTCCCTTGGTATTTAACTCAGGGGAAAAGAATAGCCGCAAACAATTGGAAAATTGGACGTGGTTGCTGCTGCTAGCGGGTGCGATCGCAATGTCTGTCTTTAGCGGCTACTTAATGTACGTGCTAGCATCTCAAATCAAAGCTATTTGTCCTTACTGTATCGGTTCAGCTTTGTTCTCTGTGAGTCTTTTGGTACTGACGATTATCGGTCGGACTTGGGAGGATATAGGACAAATCTTCTTTACCGCCATTATTGTAGGAATGGTGACACTGATTGGCACTTTAGGCGTTTATGCTGGCGTGAATCAATCAGATGTTACACCTGTAACTCCAGGACAACCCGCAAAAATTACCTTTACTCCCAAAGGAGAAGCTAACCCCGCCTTCGGTTGGAAAGTTACCACCACTTCTGGTGAGGCAGAAATCGCTTTAGCACGCCATCTGGCCAAGGTAGGCGCAAAGGAATACAGTGCTTACTGGTGTCCTCACTGCCATGAACAAAAGCTGCTTTTTGGTAAAGAAGCCGAAGAAATAATCAACAGTGATGTTAAGGTAGAGTGTATTCCCGAGGGATTTAAAGCTCAACCCGAACTGTGTAAAGCCGCAAAAATTGAAGGCTTCCCCACTTGGATTATCAATGGTAAAAGCTATAGCGGAGTCCAAAATTTAGAGGAACTAGCGAAAGTTTCTGGTTACACGGGCCCTCGTAACTTCAAGTATTTCAGGTAA
- a CDS encoding DEAD/DEAH box helicase has translation MTLSFQELGISQERVEQLEKIGFTEPTNIQVQAIPQLLAGRDVVGQSQTGTGKTAAFSLPILERLDINQKAVQAIVLTPTRELAMQVHDAIAQFIGNEGLRVLAIYGGQSIDRQMLQLKRGVHMVVGTPGRVIDLLDRGCLKLDQVKWFVLDEADEMLSMGFIDDVIKILSQAPVDRQTALFSATMPPSIRMLVNKFLRSPATVTVEQPKAAPNKINQVAYLIPRHWTKAKALQPILEMEDPETALIFVRTRRTAAELTSQLQGAGHSVDEYHGDLSQQARERLLSRFRNRQVRWVVATDIAARGLDVDQLSHVINYDLPDSVETYVHRIGRTGRAGKEGTAISLVQPFERRKQQTFERHNRQSWQLLTIPTRAQIEARHILKLQEQVREALTGERLASFLPIVSELIEEYDAQAIAAAALQIAYDQTRPAWLSSDVEIPQEESSAPKPRLGKRRESSSDRPRTAWKSDSSNGEERHSSPKPKLRTSGQDSSASPSKKIGSPTARESAS, from the coding sequence ATGACTCTTTCATTTCAAGAATTAGGCATTTCCCAAGAACGTGTCGAACAACTAGAAAAAATCGGTTTTACCGAACCCACTAACATTCAAGTCCAAGCAATTCCCCAATTGCTAGCTGGTCGTGATGTGGTAGGTCAATCTCAAACTGGAACAGGCAAAACGGCAGCATTTTCACTGCCAATTTTAGAGCGGCTGGATATTAATCAAAAAGCCGTGCAAGCCATAGTGTTAACACCAACTCGTGAATTAGCAATGCAAGTTCACGATGCGATCGCGCAATTCATTGGTAATGAAGGATTGCGAGTGTTAGCAATCTACGGTGGTCAATCAATTGACCGCCAAATGTTACAACTCAAACGTGGTGTTCACATGGTTGTGGGCACTCCAGGACGGGTGATCGATTTGCTCGATCGCGGCTGTTTAAAGCTGGATCAAGTAAAGTGGTTTGTGTTGGATGAAGCCGATGAAATGTTGAGCATGGGCTTTATCGACGATGTGATTAAAATTCTCTCTCAAGCGCCTGTAGATCGCCAAACAGCTTTATTCTCGGCAACAATGCCACCATCAATTCGGATGTTGGTGAACAAGTTCTTGCGATCGCCTGCAACTGTCACCGTTGAACAGCCAAAAGCTGCTCCCAACAAAATCAATCAAGTAGCTTACTTGATCCCCCGCCACTGGACAAAAGCTAAAGCTTTACAGCCAATTCTGGAAATGGAAGATCCAGAAACAGCTTTAATCTTTGTCCGCACTAGACGCACAGCCGCAGAACTCACCAGTCAGTTACAAGGGGCTGGCCACAGTGTCGATGAATACCACGGTGACTTGTCGCAACAAGCCCGGGAACGGTTATTGAGCCGATTCCGTAACCGTCAAGTTCGCTGGGTGGTAGCAACTGATATTGCCGCACGAGGGCTAGATGTCGATCAACTCTCCCATGTGATCAACTACGACTTACCCGATAGCGTAGAAACCTACGTCCATCGCATTGGTCGTACTGGTCGTGCTGGTAAAGAAGGAACAGCAATTTCCTTAGTACAACCATTTGAGCGGCGCAAGCAGCAAACATTTGAACGTCATAACCGCCAAAGTTGGCAATTGCTGACCATTCCCACACGCGCCCAGATTGAAGCGCGACACATTCTGAAATTGCAAGAACAGGTGCGAGAAGCTTTGACAGGTGAGCGTTTGGCTTCATTCTTGCCAATTGTCAGTGAACTAATTGAAGAATACGATGCTCAAGCGATCGCCGCAGCTGCACTGCAAATCGCTTATGATCAAACTCGTCCCGCTTGGTTGAGTTCAGATGTAGAAATTCCCCAAGAGGAATCCTCTGCTCCCAAACCAAGACTCGGTAAGCGTCGTGAATCTTCCAGCGATCGTCCCCGTACTGCGTGGAAATCAGATAGCAGCAATGGAGAAGAAAGACATTCTTCTCCCAAGCCCAAACTGCGGACAAGTGGACAGGATTCTTCTGCATCTCCTAGTAAAAAGATAGGTTCACCTACAGCTAGGGAATCAGCTTCTTAG
- the rimO gene encoding 30S ribosomal protein S12 methylthiotransferase RimO, translating to MGDKPTIAISHLGCEKNRIDTEHMLGMLVEAGYGVDTNEELADYVIVNTCSFIEAARQESVRTLVELAEANKKIVITGCMAQHFQEQLLEELPEAVAVVGTGDYHKIVNVIERVEQGERVKQVSIEPTYIADETTPRYRTTTEGVAYLRVAEGCDYRCAFCIIPHLRGNQRSRTIESIVAEAEQLVSQGVKEIILISQITTNYGLDIYGKPKLAELLRALGKVDIPWIRMHYAYPTGLTPDVIAAIQETPNVLPYLDLPLQHSHPDILRAMNRPWQGRVNDGIIDRIKTALPTAVLRTTFIVGFPGETSEHFEHLLEFVERHEFDHVGVFTFSSEEGTPAYKLPNQLSQEVMDDRRYQLMELQQPISQKKNQQEVGKIVDVLIEQENPESGELIGRSGRFSPEVDGLVYVKGQAKLGTIVPIAIHHADTYDLYGQVVNN from the coding sequence ATGGGTGACAAGCCAACAATTGCCATTTCTCACCTGGGCTGCGAGAAAAACCGAATTGATACAGAACACATGCTGGGAATGCTCGTAGAAGCAGGCTACGGTGTAGATACAAATGAAGAGTTAGCCGATTACGTTATTGTTAATACTTGTAGTTTTATTGAAGCAGCCCGGCAAGAATCTGTCAGAACTTTGGTAGAACTGGCAGAGGCAAACAAAAAAATCGTAATCACTGGCTGTATGGCGCAACATTTCCAAGAACAACTTTTGGAAGAGTTGCCGGAAGCAGTAGCAGTGGTTGGTACAGGTGATTATCACAAAATTGTAAATGTCATTGAGCGTGTAGAACAAGGCGAACGGGTTAAACAGGTTAGTATCGAACCAACCTACATTGCCGACGAAACTACACCGCGCTATCGCACTACAACCGAGGGGGTAGCTTACCTGCGCGTTGCAGAAGGATGTGATTATCGTTGTGCATTTTGTATCATTCCTCATCTTCGAGGGAACCAGCGATCGCGTACTATTGAATCTATAGTCGCCGAAGCCGAGCAGTTAGTTAGTCAAGGGGTAAAGGAAATTATTTTAATTTCCCAAATCACCACTAATTACGGTCTAGATATTTACGGGAAGCCAAAATTAGCCGAATTACTTCGCGCTTTGGGGAAAGTAGATATACCGTGGATTAGAATGCACTATGCTTATCCCACGGGACTAACCCCAGATGTGATAGCGGCGATCCAAGAAACACCCAACGTCTTGCCTTATCTGGATTTGCCCTTGCAACATTCTCATCCAGATATTCTCCGCGCCATGAACCGTCCTTGGCAAGGACGGGTAAATGATGGGATTATAGATCGCATCAAAACGGCGCTACCAACAGCCGTACTGCGGACAACATTTATTGTTGGTTTCCCAGGAGAAACAAGCGAGCATTTTGAGCATCTACTAGAGTTCGTTGAGCGGCATGAATTCGATCATGTTGGTGTCTTCACCTTTTCTTCTGAGGAAGGAACTCCAGCTTACAAGTTGCCAAATCAGTTGTCCCAAGAGGTGATGGACGATCGCCGATACCAATTGATGGAACTCCAGCAACCGATTTCTCAAAAGAAAAATCAACAGGAAGTAGGCAAAATCGTCGATGTCCTGATTGAGCAAGAAAATCCTGAAAGTGGTGAATTAATCGGTCGTTCAGGTAGATTTTCCCCAGAGGTTGATGGTCTGGTGTATGTCAAAGGCCAGGCAAAGTTAGGAACCATCGTGCCAATAGCGATTCACCACGCTGATACATACGACCTCTATGGTCAAGTAGTCAATAACTAA